The sequence TTTAAGGTCATAACCATCATTTATTTCATCTTGAACTTTGTCTATACTAATTATTTCTCCCTGTTTAGCATACTTAAGCAGTGCTGCCCAAAATCCTGGAGCAATATCAAAAGAGTAATATCTTTTATGTGCTTCTATAAAAACATCGGCATCTAAAACATAAACTGGCCTTTCAATTGTCATATATTTTCCAAAACCCTATCAACATAATTATCAAAGGTCTTTCTATTAAGTCCCGTAAGTTGATAAGCATCAGTATATAGTAAAACGCCCTCATTTAGAGCTTGTACTACATATTGGAGAAAATGCTTGCTTACTCTTACACTTTGGGTTTGGTAATAATCTCCACCACCTTTATCTTTGGTCTTTTCTTTCTGTCTTTCAAAAGATTTGTTATAAACTGTGAAGAACTGCTCTTTATTTATTCTTTTGCAATCCAACAATCTACGGGCTATAACAATTTCGCTTACTTTAAATTCCCTGCTTAACCTGCTTATTAAAGTAAATATATCCGGTGAAGGTATATCTTTTATCTTTTCTTTCAGTATCTTGGCAGGGACTAAAAACTCAGCAGCCACTTTATCACAAAATACTTCTTTAGCGTTTTGGGCAGGTTGCATTCCTCTTAAATCAAAAGCGGCACTTTCTCCAATCCATAAATGAGCTAATTCATGAGCTATGGTAAACATCTGTGCTGCTTTACAATCGGCATTATTTACAAATATTAAAGGTGCATAGTTATCTACTAACACAAAACCTCTAAATTCATTAACATTTAGCGGGCGATGGGTATTATTTTTAACAATTCCGTTTGCCACAAAAAATATTCTTGCTTGTTCAACTTTTTCTCTTAAAGATAGTAAAGCATCGTTCCAGGTAGTAAATTTTTTTGCCCATTCATCATTTATTTTAAGCTCGTTCCTAATTTTATCAGCCGTTTGAACAGGGTCATCATTTAAAGTGCAAGAGCTTATAAAAGGTAATGGTTCATAATGACTCTCTATTAGATATTCTTTCAACCAAATCTGTCTGCGTTGCATTTCATATAAGGTGTCAATGAACTCAGTGCTGAATTGACTATTTTGAGTTTCATTTTTAGTCCGGAATAAGGGAATGGGAATTCGTTCTAAAGGAGGATTTTCCAAAAAGAAATAACCAAAAGGAATATGTAAAGTGTTGGATAAATCTTCCAGCTGCTTTAAAGTAGGTCTATCTTGTTTTGCTATCCATAGATTAATTTTGGGAAGCTTTTTTTCCAATTTTTCCCTTGGGATACCTGATCTGAGAATACCCCACTCTAAGATAGCTGGATTAATAGAAACTTTGAGCGTATTCATTTTAACATATCCTTTCTTATCAATATAATCGACTCTAATTCTATATTAATCATCCTTATGTTTATGTCAAATACATTTTTTCCTAAATCAATATCTCTGTATTCATGAACTAAAGTTTGATGACTCTATGTTCTCGTTTGCTTTTGACTCTAAACCGATCCTTTTTGTATTGAAACGAGATTTGTGAGGCAACAAGATATGTAGTTCCCTGCCTTTTTCTGTTAAAGCTGAAGCTCGGTTTAGAGTTAAAAACAAACTTCTTTTTCCATTGGTAGATGCTTTTTTGTTCTTATTTTACAGCAAAAGTCGTTCTTATTTTAACTCTCAATTTTGAAGTTGGGAGAATGTTTAAAATGCGGTTGTCAGAAAAATAATGAGAGGAAACTGATAGTTGGGCTGTCAGTGGCAAAATTGAAAGTCAAAACAAGCATTGTGTTACAGAGAAGTCGTTCTTGCTTTAACTCTCAATTTTGAAGTTAGTAAAATAGCTATAATGCGGTTGGCAGAAAAATAATGAGAGGAAACTGGTAATTGGGCTGGCAGTGGCAAAATTGAAAGTCAAAACAAGCATTGTGTTACAGAGAAGTCGTTCTTATTTTAACTCTCAATTTTGAAGTTGGGAAAATGTTTATAATGCGGTTGGCAGAAACATAATGAGTGGAAACTGGTAATTGGGCTGGCAGGGGCAAAATTGAAAGTCAAAACAAGCATTGTGTTACAACAGAAGTCGTTCTTGCTTTAACTCTCAATTTTGAAGTTGGGAGAATGTCTAAAATGCGGTTGCCAGAAAAATAATGAGAGGAAACTGGCAATTGGGTTGGCAGTGGCAAAATTGAAAGTCAAAACAAGCATTGTGTTACCGCAAAAGGATCTTGTTATTTTGTCGTCTGACTATTTTATTTGTTGCAGCACTTTTTGATAGGTCTGCTGGTTAATCTCCATAATGGTTTCCAGCTCGGGTTCAGAAATTTGTGCTTGGTCATCCAGCGCTTTTTTTACAAGCTCGCACATCTTTAAATAAGGTATCTTATTTTGCAGAAAAAGAAAAGATGCCGCTTCCACCGCAGAATTGATAACGGTGGGGTAAATTCCTCCGGTTTTGGCTACTTCCAACCCTAAATAAAATAAAGGATAGCGTTGTGGATCAATTTCTTTAAAAGTTAAAGGCGCAAGAGAGGTTAAATCCGTTTGCACAAGTTGCGATTGAACTCTTTGGGGCCAGGAAAGGGCATATAAAATTGGTAGTTTCATATCCGGATTGCTTATTTGAGCTAAAAAAGAGCCATCAATAAATTCCACCAGCGAATGGATAAGGGATTGAGGATGAATCACCGCTTGGATATTAGAATAGGGCTGATTAAACAGCCAATGCGTTTCCATAACTTCCAAGGCCTTATTAAACATAGTTGCCGAATCCAGTGTAACTTTGGCTCCCATTGTCCAATTGGGATTTTTCAGCGCTTGCTGAGGAGTGATTTTAGCAAAATCCTCCAAAGGCAGGTCACGAAAAATACCTCCGGAGGCAGTAAGATGCAGTTGCCGAATTTCGTGGGCGGGATGTTTTCCGATTGCTTGAAAAAGTGCGCTAAGTTCGCTATCCACAGGTAAAATTGGTTTATCAGAAAGCATTTTGGTTAAAATGTGCCCACCCATAACGAGGGATTCTTTATTTGCCAAAGCTAAGTATTTGTGGCGTTTTAAGATGGCAAAACTATAACGCAATCCTGCCGAACCGGCTATGGCATTTAACGCAATTTCATAATTTTCATTAGCCAATGCTTTAATGAGTTCGTTTTCGCCAAAGTATATTTTAAACGCTGAATTTTCTGTTTTCAGTTTTGATTGAAGTACCGGGTCTTCAATTCCCGTAAAGATAAGACAGGGAATCTTGTGTTTTTGGGCAAGATTTAGCAATAATGGATAATTTTTATGGGCAGAAGCCAGAACGATAGGAATATTTTGTTCTTCCGCAACAGCCAAAGTGGAGGTTCCGATGGAACCCGTCGCCCCTAAAAGAGCGATTGACTTTTTTACCATTGATACGAAGCGGAAATTCTTTGAGAATAGCCCAAATCGTCTTCCGCACCGTTACGAAAGGCATAATTTAAGCCCAATTGTTTATAAGCTAAACTAATTCCAGCCGTGAAACAATCAATGTCGTAACCGGCAAGCAAACGCAAATTGGAAATTGGTTGAATGGCAATGCCAGCATGAAAATCGGCGCTCATATCTCCCGTTTCGATAGTTGCTTCTCTATTTTCCATTAAAATTTCACTGCGTAGGGAAAGATGAACCGGAATTTTGGCAACTGGAGAAAAATTATAGCCCATTTCCAGATCCAGATTGGGAATCACGGTTTCGTGCTCGCCTCCTTCCCAAAGAACTTGAGTGCTGAAAAAATCACGCAGATTAACCCCTAAGCGAGCTTTTTGATTGATCTGCCAAAGCATTCCAATATCCGCTCCAAAAGCATATCCGCTATTTTCAGCCAAAGATCTGTAAGCCACCTTGGGAGAAAGCCCTAAATACAATTTACTGTTAACCTGCCTTGCCAAACCCGCATAAAGAATGAAATCCTCGTTGCTGATGGTTTTCCAAACAAACGGACGATTATCGTTACCTAAACTGTCATTAGGATTTTCCAGCTGTGTAAGCTTAATTTTATCGATGCTTAAATGATTGAGATTAAAAGAGGTCTTGGTAGAGGAACCGATGATTAAACCCAGCTGATTTTGAGCCATTAAGCCCT is a genomic window of Candidatus Cloacimonas sp. containing:
- a CDS encoding ImmA/IrrE family metallo-endopeptidase — encoded protein: MNTLKVSINPAILEWGILRSGIPREKLEKKLPKINLWIAKQDRPTLKQLEDLSNTLHIPFGYFFLENPPLERIPIPLFRTKNETQNSQFSTEFIDTLYEMQRRQIWLKEYLIESHYEPLPFISSCTLNDDPVQTADKIRNELKINDEWAKKFTTWNDALLSLREKVEQARIFFVANGIVKNNTHRPLNVNEFRGFVLVDNYAPLIFVNNADCKAAQMFTIAHELAHLWIGESAAFDLRGMQPAQNAKEVFCDKVAAEFLVPAKILKEKIKDIPSPDIFTLISRLSREFKVSEIVIARRLLDCKRINKEQFFTVYNKSFERQKEKTKDKGGGDYYQTQSVRVSKHFLQYVVQALNEGVLLYTDAYQLTGLNRKTFDNYVDRVLENI
- the dxr gene encoding 1-deoxy-D-xylulose-5-phosphate reductoisomerase, which gives rise to MVKKSIALLGATGSIGTSTLAVAEEQNIPIVLASAHKNYPLLLNLAQKHKIPCLIFTGIEDPVLQSKLKTENSAFKIYFGENELIKALANENYEIALNAIAGSAGLRYSFAILKRHKYLALANKESLVMGGHILTKMLSDKPILPVDSELSALFQAIGKHPAHEIRQLHLTASGGIFRDLPLEDFAKITPQQALKNPNWTMGAKVTLDSATMFNKALEVMETHWLFNQPYSNIQAVIHPQSLIHSLVEFIDGSFLAQISNPDMKLPILYALSWPQRVQSQLVQTDLTSLAPLTFKEIDPQRYPLFYLGLEVAKTGGIYPTVINSAVEAASFLFLQNKIPYLKMCELVKKALDDQAQISEPELETIMEINQQTYQKVLQQIK